Proteins encoded by one window of Streptomyces clavuligerus:
- the cysC gene encoding adenylyl-sulfate kinase, whose product MTTQARERAKERETHVTGATIWLTGLPSAGKTTIARALAERLAAEGRRTEVLDGDEIREFLSAGLGFDRRDRDTNVQRIGFVAELLASHGVLVLVPVIAPYADSRESVRERHAAEGTPYVEVHVATPVEVCSERDVKGLYARQAAGEISGLTGVDDPYEAPVSPDLRIESQDQSVEESAGALYALLAERGVL is encoded by the coding sequence ATGACCACACAGGCGCGCGAGCGCGCGAAGGAGCGGGAGACCCACGTGACCGGTGCCACCATCTGGCTCACCGGACTGCCGAGCGCAGGGAAGACGACGATCGCCCGGGCGCTGGCGGAGCGGCTGGCGGCCGAGGGCCGCAGGACCGAGGTGCTGGACGGCGACGAGATCCGGGAATTCCTCTCCGCGGGGCTCGGCTTCGACCGCCGGGACCGGGACACCAATGTCCAGCGGATCGGTTTTGTGGCCGAGCTGCTGGCGTCCCACGGGGTCCTCGTCCTCGTCCCGGTGATCGCTCCGTACGCCGACAGCCGGGAGTCCGTGCGCGAGCGGCACGCCGCCGAGGGCACCCCGTATGTCGAGGTGCATGTGGCGACCCCGGTCGAGGTGTGCTCCGAGCGGGATGTGAAGGGGCTCTACGCCCGGCAGGCCGCCGGTGAGATCAGCGGGCTGACCGGGGTGGACGACCCGTATGAGGCGCCCGTCTCGCCGGATCTGCGGATCGAGTCCCAGGACCAGAGTGTCGAGGAGTCCGCCGGGGCGCTGTACGCGCTCCTCGCCGAGAGGGGCGTTCTGTGA
- a CDS encoding sulfate adenylyltransferase subunit 1, with protein sequence MTSATEQLSATTLLRFATAGSVDDGKSTLVGRLLHDSKSVLTDQLEAVEHASRSRGQEAPDLALLTDGLRAEREQGITIDVAYRYFATARRRFILADTPGHVQYTRNMVTGASTAELAVVLVDARNGVVEQTRRHAAVAALLRVPHVVLAVNKMDLVDYDETVFAAIANEFTGYASALGVPEITAIPISALAGDNVVDPSANMDWYGGPTVLEHLETVPVSHDLTGCHARFPVQYVIRPQTAEHPDYRGYAGQIAAGTFRVGEQVTVLPSGRRSTITGIDLLGRPVDTAWAPQSATLLLADDIDISRGDLLVPSDDAPPTSQDIEATVCHVADRPLTVGQRVLLKHTTRTVKAIVKAIPSRLTLDDLSQHPDPGQLLANDIGRVTVRTAEPLALDPYAQSRRTGSFLLIDPADGTTLTAGMAGEAFTDVTAPTTPADDDAEWDF encoded by the coding sequence ATGACCTCCGCGACCGAACAGCTCTCGGCCACCACCCTGCTGCGTTTCGCGACCGCCGGTTCCGTGGACGACGGAAAGTCCACCCTCGTCGGACGCCTTCTCCATGACTCCAAATCGGTCCTGACCGACCAGTTGGAGGCGGTGGAACACGCCTCCCGCTCCCGTGGCCAGGAGGCACCCGACCTCGCCCTTCTCACCGACGGCCTGCGGGCCGAGCGGGAGCAGGGCATCACGATCGACGTGGCGTACCGCTACTTCGCCACCGCCCGCCGCCGCTTCATCCTCGCCGACACCCCCGGGCATGTGCAGTACACCCGCAACATGGTCACCGGGGCCTCCACCGCCGAGCTGGCCGTGGTTCTGGTGGACGCGCGCAACGGCGTCGTCGAGCAGACCCGCCGCCATGCCGCCGTCGCCGCGCTCCTGCGGGTGCCGCACGTGGTCCTCGCGGTCAACAAGATGGACCTGGTCGACTACGACGAGACCGTCTTCGCGGCGATCGCGAACGAGTTCACCGGGTACGCCTCCGCCCTGGGGGTCCCGGAGATCACGGCCATCCCGATCTCGGCGCTGGCCGGGGACAATGTCGTCGACCCCTCCGCCAACATGGACTGGTACGGCGGCCCCACCGTCCTCGAACACCTCGAAACGGTCCCCGTCAGCCATGATCTGACCGGCTGCCACGCCCGTTTCCCGGTGCAGTACGTGATCCGCCCGCAGACCGCCGAGCACCCCGACTACCGCGGCTACGCCGGTCAGATCGCCGCCGGTACCTTCCGGGTCGGCGAGCAGGTGACCGTTCTGCCCTCGGGGCGCCGGTCCACGATCACCGGCATCGATCTGCTCGGCCGCCCCGTCGACACCGCGTGGGCGCCCCAGTCGGCCACCCTGCTGCTCGCGGACGACATCGACATCTCGCGCGGGGATCTGCTCGTCCCGAGCGACGACGCCCCGCCGACCAGCCAGGACATCGAGGCCACCGTCTGCCATGTGGCCGACCGGCCGCTGACCGTGGGCCAGCGGGTGCTGCTCAAGCACACCACCCGCACCGTGAAGGCGATCGTCAAGGCGATCCCCTCCCGGCTCACCCTGGACGACCTGTCCCAGCACCCGGACCCCGGGCAGCTCCTCGCCAACGACATCGGCCGGGTCACCGTACGCACCGCCGAGCCGCTGGCCCTCGACCCGTACGCGCAGTCCCGGCGTACCGGATCGTTCCTGCTGATCGACCCCGCCGACGGCACCACGCTGACGGCGGGCATGGCGGGCGAGGCGTTCACCGACGTCACCGCGCCCACCACCCCGGCCGACGACGACGCGGAGTGGGACTTCTGA
- a CDS encoding phosphoadenylyl-sulfate reductase, translating to MTVVSPEQHRALAERAGRELEDAPALEILSWAAKTFGPRFCVTSSMEDAVVAHLASRAFPGVDVVFLDTGYHFPETIGTRDAVEAVMDVRVITLTPRRSVAEQDAEHGPRLHDRDPDLCCALRKVKPLEEGLTGYDAWATGLRRDESPTRANTPVVGWDERRGKVKVSPIARWTQDDVDAYVAEHGVLTNPLLMDGYTSVGCAPCTRQVLAGEDARAGRWAGRGKTECGLHG from the coding sequence ATGACGGTCGTGTCGCCCGAGCAGCACCGCGCTCTCGCCGAGCGCGCCGGGCGGGAGCTGGAGGACGCCCCCGCCCTGGAGATCCTCTCGTGGGCCGCGAAGACCTTCGGCCCCCGGTTCTGTGTCACCTCCTCCATGGAGGACGCGGTGGTCGCCCATCTCGCCTCCCGGGCCTTCCCGGGCGTCGATGTCGTCTTCCTCGACACGGGCTACCACTTCCCCGAGACCATCGGCACCCGGGACGCGGTCGAGGCCGTGATGGACGTCCGGGTGATCACACTGACCCCCCGTCGGTCCGTCGCCGAGCAGGACGCCGAGCACGGGCCGCGGCTCCACGACCGGGACCCCGACCTGTGCTGCGCGCTGCGCAAGGTCAAGCCGCTGGAGGAGGGGCTCACCGGCTATGACGCCTGGGCGACCGGGCTGCGCAGGGACGAGTCCCCGACCCGGGCGAACACCCCGGTCGTCGGCTGGGACGAGCGCCGGGGCAAGGTGAAGGTCTCCCCCATCGCGCGCTGGACCCAGGACGACGTGGACGCCTATGTCGCCGAGCACGGCGTCCTCACCAATCCCCTGCTCATGGACGGCTACACCTCCGTGGGCTGCGCCCCCTGCACCCGTCAGGTGCTGGCGGGCGAGGACGCGCGGGCCGGGCGCTGGGCCGGGCGCGGCAAGACGGAATGCGGACTGCACGGATGA
- a CDS encoding nitrite/sulfite reductase gives MAATPDKPAPAASRRRTGRHRGEGQWAVGHMTPLNANEQTKKDDDGLNVRTRIETIYAKRGFDSIDGADLRGRMRWWGLYTQRKPGIDGGKTAILEPEELDDEYFMLRVRIDGGRLTTQQLRVIGEISQEFARGTADITDRQNVQYHWIRIEDVPEIWRRLEAVGLSTTEACGDTPRVILGSPVAGIAEDEIIDGTPAIDEIYRRIVGNKDFSNLPRKFKSAISGSPLLDVAHEINDIAFVGVNHPEHGPGFDVWVGGGLSTNPKIGVRLGAWVALEDVPDVYEGVISVFRDYGYRRLRNRARLKFLVADWGAEKFRQVLEEQYLLRKLADGPAPEQPVQRWRDHVGVHRQRDGRYYVGFAPRVGRVDGATLSKIAELAEAHGSGRLRTTAEQKMLVLDIEESQVEPLVAGLEALDLRVTPSPFRRGTMACTGIEFCKLAIVETKGRGASLIDELERRLPDFDEPLTININGCPNACARIQVADIGLKGQLVLDDEGRQVEGYQVHLGGALGLEPGFGRKVRGLKVTSDELPDYVERVVRRFEAEREDGERFAVWAARASEEALS, from the coding sequence ATGGCCGCCACCCCCGACAAGCCCGCCCCCGCCGCGTCCCGCCGCAGAACCGGACGACACCGCGGCGAGGGACAGTGGGCCGTTGGCCATATGACGCCCCTCAACGCCAACGAGCAGACCAAGAAGGACGACGACGGTCTCAATGTACGGACACGTATTGAGACGATCTACGCCAAGCGCGGCTTCGACTCCATCGACGGAGCCGATCTGCGCGGACGCATGCGCTGGTGGGGTCTGTACACCCAGCGCAAGCCCGGGATCGACGGCGGCAAGACCGCGATCCTGGAGCCGGAGGAGCTGGACGACGAGTACTTCATGCTCCGGGTCCGGATCGACGGCGGCCGGCTGACGACCCAGCAGCTCCGGGTGATCGGTGAGATCTCCCAGGAGTTCGCGCGCGGCACCGCCGACATCACCGACCGGCAGAACGTCCAGTACCACTGGATTCGTATCGAGGACGTCCCCGAGATCTGGCGGCGGCTGGAGGCCGTGGGACTCTCCACCACCGAGGCGTGCGGCGACACGCCCCGGGTGATCCTCGGCTCCCCCGTCGCGGGCATCGCCGAGGACGAGATCATCGACGGCACCCCCGCGATCGACGAGATCTACCGCCGGATCGTCGGCAACAAGGACTTCTCCAACCTGCCCCGCAAGTTCAAGTCCGCAATCTCCGGCTCGCCGCTGCTCGATGTGGCGCACGAGATCAACGACATCGCCTTCGTCGGGGTGAACCACCCCGAGCACGGGCCGGGCTTCGATGTCTGGGTCGGCGGCGGGCTCTCCACCAACCCCAAGATCGGGGTGCGGCTGGGGGCCTGGGTCGCGCTGGAGGACGTCCCCGATGTCTACGAGGGTGTCATCTCGGTCTTCCGCGACTACGGCTACCGGCGGCTGCGCAACCGCGCCCGGCTCAAGTTCCTCGTCGCCGACTGGGGGGCGGAGAAGTTCCGCCAGGTGCTCGAAGAGCAGTACCTGCTGCGGAAGCTGGCCGACGGGCCCGCGCCCGAGCAGCCCGTCCAGCGCTGGCGCGACCATGTCGGGGTGCACCGGCAGCGGGACGGCCGCTACTACGTCGGCTTCGCCCCGCGCGTCGGACGGGTCGACGGAGCCACGCTCAGCAAGATCGCGGAGCTGGCCGAGGCCCATGGCTCGGGCCGTCTGCGCACCACGGCCGAGCAGAAGATGCTCGTTCTCGACATCGAGGAGTCCCAGGTCGAGCCGCTGGTCGCCGGGCTTGAGGCGCTGGATCTGCGGGTCACCCCCTCCCCCTTCCGGCGCGGCACGATGGCCTGCACCGGTATCGAGTTCTGCAAGCTGGCGATCGTCGAGACCAAGGGCCGGGGGGCCTCGCTCATCGACGAGCTGGAGCGCCGTCTCCCGGACTTCGACGAACCGCTCACCATCAACATCAACGGCTGCCCCAACGCCTGCGCCCGTATCCAGGTGGCGGACATCGGTCTCAAGGGGCAGCTCGTCCTGGACGACGAGGGCCGGCAGGTCGAGGGCTACCAGGTCCATCTGGGCGGCGCGCTCGGTCTGGAGCCGGGCTTCGGCCGCAAGGTGCGCGGTCTGAAGGTCACCTCCGACGAACTGCCCGACTATGTCGAGCGGGTGGTGCGCCGCTTCGAGGCCGAGCGCGAGGACGGCGAGCGTTTCGCGGTGTGGGCGGCGCGCGCCTCCGAGGAGGCGCTCTCGTGA
- the cysD gene encoding sulfate adenylyltransferase subunit CysD, which yields MAGGQGAAGAGAQQPEADSPFALSHLDALESEAVHIFREVAGEFERPVILFSGGKDSIVMLHLALKAFAPAAIPFSLLHVDTGHNFPEVLEYRDRTVARHGLRLRIASVQEYIDAGTLRERPDGTRNPLQTVPLTDAIQEHRFDAVFGGGRRDEEKARAKERVFSLRDEFSQWDPRRQRPELWQLYNGRHAPGEHVRVFPLSNWTELDVWQYIARESIELPEIYFAHEREVFSRSGMWLTAGDWGGPRESEPVQTRTVRYRTVGDMSCTGAVDSDATTLDAVIAEIAASRLTERGATRADDKLSEAAMEDRKREGYF from the coding sequence GTGGCGGGAGGCCAGGGCGCGGCGGGAGCGGGGGCCCAGCAGCCGGAGGCGGACTCCCCGTTCGCGCTCTCGCACCTGGACGCGCTCGAATCGGAGGCGGTGCACATCTTCCGCGAGGTGGCGGGCGAGTTCGAGCGGCCGGTGATCCTCTTCTCCGGCGGCAAGGACTCCATCGTCATGCTGCATCTCGCGCTCAAGGCGTTCGCGCCCGCCGCGATCCCGTTCTCGCTGCTGCATGTGGACACGGGGCACAACTTCCCCGAGGTCCTGGAGTACCGGGACCGTACGGTCGCCCGGCACGGGCTGCGGCTGCGCATCGCCTCCGTGCAGGAGTACATCGACGCGGGCACGCTGCGGGAGCGCCCCGACGGCACCCGCAATCCGCTCCAGACGGTGCCGCTGACGGACGCGATCCAGGAGCACCGCTTCGACGCGGTCTTCGGCGGCGGGCGCCGTGACGAGGAGAAGGCGCGCGCCAAGGAGCGGGTGTTCTCCCTGCGGGACGAGTTCTCCCAGTGGGACCCGCGCCGTCAGCGGCCCGAGCTGTGGCAGCTCTACAACGGGCGCCACGCGCCCGGCGAGCATGTCCGCGTCTTCCCGCTCTCCAACTGGACCGAGCTGGATGTGTGGCAGTACATCGCGCGTGAGTCGATCGAGCTGCCGGAGATCTACTTCGCGCACGAGCGCGAGGTGTTCTCCCGCAGCGGGATGTGGCTGACCGCCGGTGACTGGGGCGGCCCCCGGGAGTCCGAGCCGGTGCAGACCCGCACCGTCCGCTACCGCACGGTCGGCGACATGTCGTGCACCGGTGCCGTCGACTCCGACGCCACCACACTCGACGCGGTGATCGCCGAGATCGCCGCCTCCCGGCTCACCGAACGCGGCGCCACCCGCGCCGACGACAAGCTCTCCGAAGCGGCGATGGAAGACCGCAAGCGCGAAGGGTATTTCTAG